CTCACCCGGCGCGACGCCGGCCTCCTCGAACGCCTGAGCCATCAGCGGATTCAGGGTGAGAATATGCTGGCGCGAAGCCACCTCAGGCACCACCCCCCCGAAGCGGCGATGGACCTCGACCTGAGAGGAGACCAGGTTGACCAGCACCTCGCGGCCATCGCGCACGATCGCCACCGAGGTCTCATCGCAGCTGCTTTCGACGCCCAAGATCAGCGAGCTGTCCACTCATCCACCCCGCTCAGCCGGAGCGACGACCGTGGCTTGGGCCTCGATCACCGGACGTCCGTCAGCCCCGAGGGTGGCCACCGGCGCTTCCGAGGGGGAGGTCCGCTTGAAGTACGTCACGGCCGCCTTGCCCATCGCCAGCGTGCCGGCATAGCCAAGCCCGCCGGCAACCAGCCAGCCTGGGCCCGGAATCAGCTTGGCCGCCTGTCGGGCCACGGTGCGCAACGCGAGGCCTCCCCCCACCACCGCCAGGACCTCCTTGAGGCGTTCCGGGGTCATGGGCTGGTCGTGGATGGCGGCCAGGCGCAACACCATCTTGACCTGGTTAATGGTCATCACCGGCATATCAGCGCCAGGAACCGGGATCAAGCCCACCATGGCATTTTGCTGGGAGGTGCTGACGATTTCGAGTTGGGTGGCTTCCTCCCTCAGAAAGGGAAACTGGCGAGCCAGGGACAGCGCTTGGTCGGGGAAGGATTGCAGGATCCGCTTGGCCAGGTCCTTGCGCAGTGCCACCATGGTGGTGGAGGCCACCACCCGCTCCGCCCGGATACCGATGTTGGCCGCGACCTCTCGCCGTCGCGTAGGCAGCGACTCGGCCGGGACCTCAGGCAAAAGGACCAGCAGAGCCTCCGGCGGCAGGCGACGGATGGCGGCCAGGTCAGCCCCGTCCGGTCCATGGGTCGCGGGCGCCAGGACCAGGTGGACATCGGCTTCGGGCGGAGCGGTGTCCGACAGTTCCAGCACCCTCAGCGCCCGCGCGGAGGCGCGACCCTCTTGGAAAAGGGTTTTCAGGGCCTCTCGGTCGGGTCCAAGCGTCGCGTAGAGGTTCACCGGGACCTGACGCTCGGCCATCCCTGACATTTCTCGCCAGATGGACCAGAGATCGTGAATCTGGGGAGGCAGGGCCATCGTCAAAATCCTCAGACTCGGGGAGCGCGGCGTTCATGTTACCACGCAGGTTTGATGGAGCCGGGCTGCTGGGGTATGAAACGCTCATCGCCCCCCAACCAACACGTGGAAAGTGTTTTTCAAAGCCACCATGCTCACCTTCAACGAGCTTCAAGCTGTTCACGCACGGATTCTGGCGGTGGCCGGCAAGATCGATGCCAGGACCATGACCGACTTCGAGTCCGGTATTCGAGCCGCCCTGGACGCCGGTCATGTCAATCTGGTGCTCGACTTCAGCGAGGTTCCCTTCATCAGCAGCGCGGGCCTTGGCGTCCTGATGTCCTTCATCGAGGAGGTCCGCGGCAACGGAGGAGACCTCCACCTGGCCCGCGTCCAGACCGAAGTGTTCCGGATCTTCGACATGCTCGATTTCACCACGCTGTTCCAATTCTTCGATTCTGTCGAAGCGGCCGTCGAGGCCTTCGCCCCGCCGGCGTGACGGGCGAGAGGGATTGTGAGTCACGACGACGTTCACGCGATTCGCTTGAATAGCAGCCTGGACCACGTGGGCGTGGCGCGAGACTTTGTCGCGGAAATTGCCAAGGCAGTTCCGATGACGGCCCGCGAGGTTTACGACCTCGAGTTGGTGGTCGATGAGGCCGTGACCAACGTGATCGAACATGGCTATGCCGGGCGCGACGATGCCAGCGTGGAAATCGCCGTCGCCCTGGACGATGGCCATTTCACCATCCTGATCACCCACGACGGCCTGGCCTTCGACCCGGCCTCCCACCCCGACGTCGACCTGAAGGCCTATATCACCGAACGGCGCGTCGGGGGCCTGGGGCTGTTTCTGATGAAAAAACTGCTGGATGAGGTGGAGTATTCGACGGCGGCCGACGGACGACGTCAGATTCGGATGATGAAGAAACGCCAGACGAATCCGCTCGCGCCTGACGACGGGCGCCCCTCATGACCGGTCCGGCTGGGGCGAATTCGCCCGCGCGCCAGGAACGGGTCCTGGATTGGGTAAACGCGGCGCTCGCGGAGGCCTGTGAAGAACATCCGCACCTGCGCGCCGGCCTTGAGAAGGCCCTGACGGGCGCCAGAAGAGCCGCGAAGGAGGAAGGGTGGCCACCGCTGTGGTTGCCCCTGCGCGTCGGCACGGCCCTCGATTTGGCGCCCCAACGGCTCGAGCCATTGGGGGCGGCTTGTGTGCTCTACTTTGCCGCGGCCGATATCGTGGATGACGCCCAGGATGGTCACCTCGATCCCGCGCAGTGGACCGATTGGCGTTTGGCCGTCTCGGCCGGCCTGACCCTGCTC
Above is a window of Candidatus Sericytochromatia bacterium DNA encoding:
- a CDS encoding DUF697 domain-containing protein; this encodes MALPPQIHDLWSIWREMSGMAERQVPVNLYATLGPDREALKTLFQEGRASARALRVLELSDTAPPEADVHLVLAPATHGPDGADLAAIRRLPPEALLVLLPEVPAESLPTRRREVAANIGIRAERVVASTTMVALRKDLAKRILQSFPDQALSLARQFPFLREEATQLEIVSTSQQNAMVGLIPVPGADMPVMTINQVKMVLRLAAIHDQPMTPERLKEVLAVVGGGLALRTVARQAAKLIPGPGWLVAGGLGYAGTLAMGKAAVTYFKRTSPSEAPVATLGADGRPVIEAQATVVAPAERGG
- a CDS encoding ATP-binding protein codes for the protein MSHDDVHAIRLNSSLDHVGVARDFVAEIAKAVPMTAREVYDLELVVDEAVTNVIEHGYAGRDDASVEIAVALDDGHFTILITHDGLAFDPASHPDVDLKAYITERRVGGLGLFLMKKLLDEVEYSTAADGRRQIRMMKKRQTNPLAPDDGRPS
- a CDS encoding STAS domain-containing protein — encoded protein: MLTFNELQAVHARILAVAGKIDARTMTDFESGIRAALDAGHVNLVLDFSEVPFISSAGLGVLMSFIEEVRGNGGDLHLARVQTEVFRIFDMLDFTTLFQFFDSVEAAVEAFAPPA